A genome region from Akkermansiaceae bacterium includes the following:
- a CDS encoding exopolysaccharide biosynthesis polyprenyl glycosylphosphotransferase, with amino-acid sequence MRLSTHKSQDQFSAARRIVVDMVIWIGSFFAGAGIRFFGNPERYHEAVTNYAPGLVLSSLGLVAAAYICGLYSIGGLRLRLRRRTILIVCCLFAAAVVLLVLGSINYSWKVGRGVLLLSVLPATLLVWLHHMLIHKISYGFKERAVVVVSSEGDESEALLLHSMELRNCVLQGCYLRKGYEPKSTLLVLGDLDDLRMQADNSLVDRVYCTADSLREPEVAHLLRRLRYSGISISATSLACEEAYQAIPLDLIDDEWLLHACSQPDHVYIAKIKRLTDIVASISIGAVLLPFLLLGMVLVRFWGGAGPLIFRQERLGRFGRPFEVLKLRTMCVDAEAGGAQWATANDPRVTLAGRFLRKFRIDEIPQLWNILRGDMSFVGPRPERREFTEKLSAEIPYFSERLLIHPGLTGWAQVCYPYGATVEDARRKLEFDLYYLKHMGLMMDLFVILDTVKIVLLGGASRRRGEKLEEFEESLKYARKEVGIECNLPMLLDA; translated from the coding sequence ATGCGACTCTCCACCCATAAAAGCCAAGACCAGTTTTCCGCGGCGAGGCGCATCGTCGTGGATATGGTGATCTGGATCGGCTCTTTCTTCGCCGGTGCGGGGATACGTTTTTTCGGCAATCCGGAAAGGTACCACGAAGCGGTCACGAACTATGCCCCGGGCCTCGTGCTGAGTTCGCTTGGGTTGGTGGCCGCCGCCTACATCTGTGGCCTTTACTCCATAGGCGGGTTGAGGCTGCGGCTGCGGCGGCGCACGATCCTGATCGTCTGTTGCCTTTTTGCGGCGGCCGTCGTTCTGCTTGTCCTCGGTTCGATCAATTATTCCTGGAAGGTCGGCCGTGGCGTGCTGTTGCTCAGTGTCCTGCCGGCCACCCTTTTGGTTTGGCTCCACCACATGCTCATCCACAAGATCAGCTATGGCTTCAAGGAGCGGGCCGTGGTTGTCGTTTCCAGCGAGGGGGATGAATCGGAAGCCCTGCTCCTGCATTCCATGGAACTCAGGAATTGCGTGCTGCAGGGCTGCTACCTGAGGAAGGGATACGAGCCGAAATCCACGCTTTTGGTTCTGGGGGATCTGGACGATCTCCGGATGCAGGCGGACAATTCACTTGTTGACCGGGTCTATTGCACGGCCGACAGCCTGAGGGAACCGGAAGTGGCGCATCTGCTCAGGCGGCTGCGATACAGCGGGATATCGATTTCCGCCACCTCGCTTGCCTGTGAGGAGGCGTATCAGGCCATCCCGCTGGATCTCATTGACGACGAATGGCTGCTGCACGCATGCAGCCAGCCGGATCATGTCTATATCGCCAAGATCAAGAGGCTGACGGACATCGTTGCCTCCATCTCCATCGGCGCAGTGCTGCTTCCGTTCCTCTTGCTCGGGATGGTGCTCGTCCGCTTTTGGGGCGGTGCGGGGCCTCTGATCTTCCGTCAGGAGCGCCTGGGGCGCTTCGGGCGGCCCTTTGAGGTGCTCAAGCTCAGGACGATGTGCGTGGATGCGGAGGCCGGCGGCGCGCAGTGGGCCACGGCAAACGACCCGCGGGTGACCCTTGCGGGGCGTTTCCTGAGAAAGTTCAGGATCGATGAGATCCCCCAGCTATGGAATATCCTGCGCGGCGACATGTCCTTCGTAGGGCCCAGGCCGGAGCGCCGTGAATTTACCGAGAAACTATCCGCAGAGATCCCGTATTTCTCGGAGAGGCTGCTCATCCATCCGGGCCTGACCGGCTGGGCCCAGGTATGTTATCCCTATGGGGCGACGGTGGAGGATGCCAGGCGCAAGCTTGAGTTTGATCTCTATTACCTCAAGCATATGGGGCTGATGATGGATCTCTTCGTGATCCTTGACACCGTCAAGATCGTTCTGCTGGGCGGTGCGTCTCGCCGCCGGGGAGAAAAACTGGAGGAGTTTGAGGAGAGCCTGAAGTATGCCCGGAAGGAAGTGGGGATTGAATGCAATCTTCCCATGCTTCTTGACGCCTAG